One Delphinus delphis chromosome 3, mDelDel1.2, whole genome shotgun sequence genomic region harbors:
- the STARD4 gene encoding stAR-related lipid transfer protein 4: protein MAEPASGRVWTSQGKQMEDLSDAAVLATRLKNTLIQYHSLEDDKWRVAKKMKDVTIWRKPSEEFNGYLFKAQGVIDDVVNSVIDHIRPGPCRLDWDSLMTSLDILEYFEENCCVMRYTTAGQLWNIISPREFVDFSYTVDYKEGLLSCGISLDWSEKRSEFVRGYNHPCGWFCVPLKDSPNRSLLTGYIQTDLRGMIPQSAVDTAMASTLINFYGDLQKALQKA from the exons GGAAAACAAATGGAAGACCTGTCTGATGCGGCTGTTTTGGCGACTAGACTTAAAAACACTCTCATCCAATACCACAGCCTTGAAGATGACAAGTGGCGAGTtgctaagaaaatg aaagatGTAACAATTTGGAGGAAACCTTCAGAAGAATTTAATGGATATCT CTTCAAAGCCCAAGGTGTTATAGATGATGTCGTCAATAGTGTAATAGACCATATACGCCCAGGTCCCTGTCGCTTGGATTGGGACAGCTTAATGACCTCATTGGATATTTTGGAGTACTTTGAAGAG AATTGCTGTGTGATGCGTTATACTACTGCTGGTCAGCTTTGGAATATAATTTCCCCAAGAGAGTTTGTTGACTTCTCCTATACTGTGGACTATAAAGAAGGGCTTTTATCCTGTG GGATAAGTCTTGACTGGAGTGAAAAGAGATCAGAATTTGTTCGTGGATATAACCATCCCTGTGGTTGGTTTTGTGTTCCTCTTAAAGACAGTCCAAACCGGAGTCTTTTGACAGGCTATATTCAGACGGATCTGCGTGGAATGATTCCCCAGTCTGCAGTAGATACAGCCATGGCAAGCACTTTAATCAACTTCTATGGTGATTTACAAAAAGCCTTACAAAAGGCATAA